In Mumia flava, a single window of DNA contains:
- a CDS encoding alpha/beta fold hydrolase produces MTLRRTQDWDGRTIAWDVAGSGPPVVLCHGTPWSSYVWEEYGDALVAAGCTVYRWDMPGYGASSKNPDHRVGLDVQGEAFAAMLRSWGLERPHVIAHDIGGAVALRAHLLHGAPYASLCLVDVVALRPWGSPFFRLVREHAEAFAQLPDAIHRGAIEAYVAGASHRGLRPEVLDSLVAPWLGDEGRAAFYRQIAQADEEHTRVLEDRFAEIGMPVRVVWGTEDAWIPVDRAERLRDAIPDATVRLVPDAGHLVMLDAPVAVASQIRSWLSARGAILDE; encoded by the coding sequence ATGACGTTGCGAAGGACGCAGGACTGGGATGGACGCACGATCGCCTGGGACGTGGCCGGGAGCGGGCCGCCGGTGGTGCTGTGCCACGGCACACCGTGGTCGTCGTACGTGTGGGAGGAGTACGGGGACGCCCTGGTTGCGGCCGGCTGCACGGTCTATCGCTGGGACATGCCCGGGTACGGAGCCTCGTCGAAGAACCCGGATCACCGGGTGGGTCTGGACGTCCAGGGTGAGGCGTTCGCAGCCATGCTCCGGAGCTGGGGACTCGAGCGACCGCACGTGATCGCCCACGACATCGGCGGCGCCGTCGCGCTGCGAGCCCACCTCCTCCACGGCGCGCCGTACGCCTCGCTCTGCCTCGTCGACGTCGTCGCCCTGCGACCGTGGGGATCGCCGTTCTTCCGGCTGGTCCGCGAGCACGCCGAGGCGTTCGCGCAGCTGCCCGACGCGATCCACCGCGGGGCGATCGAGGCGTACGTCGCGGGGGCGAGCCACCGCGGCCTGCGCCCGGAGGTGCTCGACTCGTTGGTCGCCCCGTGGCTCGGCGACGAGGGCCGGGCGGCGTTCTACCGTCAGATCGCCCAGGCCGACGAGGAGCACACGCGCGTCCTCGAGGATCGCTTCGCCGAGATCGGGATGCCGGTCCGGGTCGTCTGGGGCACCGAGGACGCCTGGATCCCGGTCGATCGCGCCGAGCGGCTCCGTGACGCGATCCCGGACGCGACCGTACGGCTGGTCCCGGACGCGGGGCACCTCGTCATGCTCGACGCGCCGGTCGCCGTGGCGTCTCAGATCCGGTCGTGGTTGTCGGCGCGGGGCGCGATACTCGACGAGTGA